A window from Luteolibacter flavescens encodes these proteins:
- a CDS encoding (2Fe-2S) ferredoxin domain-containing protein, with translation MDAELEAAARAAGVGRGEKHIFLCADPSKPKCCDPALGVVAWDFLKKRLGELGQRGPLILRSKADCLRVCLRGPIAVVYPEGVWYHSCTPEVLERIVTEHLVGGVPVEEYRL, from the coding sequence ATGGACGCCGAACTGGAAGCAGCCGCCCGCGCCGCGGGTGTGGGGCGCGGGGAGAAGCACATTTTCCTCTGTGCCGACCCGAGCAAGCCGAAGTGCTGCGATCCGGCGCTGGGCGTGGTCGCGTGGGACTTCCTGAAAAAACGGCTGGGAGAGCTGGGCCAGCGCGGGCCGCTGATCCTGCGGTCAAAGGCGGACTGCCTGCGCGTCTGCCTCCGCGGGCCCATCGCCGTCGTTTACCCGGAGGGCGTCTGGTACCACTCCTGCACGCCGGAGGTGCTGGAGAGGATCGTCACCGAGCACCTCGTCGGCGGCGTGCCCGTGGAGGAATACCGGCTGTGA
- a CDS encoding class I SAM-dependent rRNA methyltransferase translates to MPGLIIAPRARIFHGHEWVYATEVKKAFGDPQPGDVITLKDFQDRSLGTAIYNPASQIVARRFSRRRQDLDADFFLRRIGQSIEQRKNAGVDETLARLVWSESDGLPGLIIDRYGPHVVVQTLTLAMRQRIELIVAALKELVSPESIILRNDSPVLKAEGIEQEITMLHGTNPGAFIVEANGLKFEIDLFDGQKTGLYLDQLQSHAEVARLAKGKRVLDCFTNQGGFALACAKAGAAKVTAVDISEGACAAARRNAELNGLEIEVIAHNVFDFLKHAQPEYDLIILDPPSFTRNKKTLVDAMRGYKEIHLRSLKLLEKGGILSTFCCSHHASRELFQQNLVDAAVDAKKSLRLVMSHGQRPDHPVLLALPETEYLKGITAELMAGR, encoded by the coding sequence ATGCCCGGTCTCATCATCGCTCCACGCGCCCGCATCTTCCACGGCCACGAATGGGTCTATGCCACGGAGGTGAAAAAAGCCTTCGGCGATCCCCAGCCCGGCGACGTGATCACGCTGAAGGACTTCCAGGACCGCTCGCTCGGCACCGCCATCTACAATCCCGCCTCCCAGATCGTCGCCCGCCGCTTCTCGCGCCGCCGGCAGGATCTCGATGCGGACTTCTTCCTCCGCCGCATCGGCCAGTCCATCGAGCAGCGGAAAAATGCCGGCGTGGACGAAACGCTCGCCCGCCTGGTCTGGAGCGAGTCGGACGGCCTGCCCGGCCTCATCATCGACCGCTACGGCCCGCACGTCGTGGTGCAGACGCTCACCCTGGCCATGCGCCAGCGCATCGAGCTCATCGTCGCCGCGCTGAAGGAACTCGTCTCGCCGGAGTCCATCATCCTGCGGAATGACTCGCCGGTCCTGAAGGCCGAGGGCATCGAGCAGGAGATCACCATGCTCCACGGCACGAATCCCGGCGCCTTCATCGTCGAGGCGAACGGCCTGAAATTCGAGATCGATCTCTTCGACGGCCAAAAGACCGGCCTCTACCTCGACCAGCTCCAGTCGCACGCCGAGGTGGCGCGGCTCGCGAAGGGGAAGCGCGTGCTCGACTGCTTCACGAACCAGGGCGGCTTCGCCCTCGCCTGCGCGAAGGCCGGTGCCGCGAAGGTGACCGCCGTGGACATCTCGGAGGGTGCCTGCGCCGCCGCCCGGCGGAATGCGGAGCTGAATGGCCTGGAGATCGAGGTCATCGCGCACAATGTCTTCGACTTCCTCAAGCACGCGCAGCCGGAGTACGACCTCATCATCCTGGATCCCCCCAGCTTCACGCGGAACAAGAAGACGCTCGTGGACGCCATGCGCGGCTACAAGGAGATCCATCTCCGCTCGCTGAAGCTGCTGGAGAAAGGCGGCATCCTCTCCACCTTCTGCTGCTCCCACCACGCGAGCCGCGAGCTCTTCCAGCAGAATCTCGTGGACGCCGCCGTGGACGCGAAGAAGTCCCTGCGGCTGGTGATGAGCCACGGCCAGCGCCCGGATCACCCCGTGCTGCTCGCCTTGCCCGAGACCGAGTATCTCAAGGGCATCACCGCGGAGCTGATGGCGGGTCGGTGA
- a CDS encoding SAM-dependent methyltransferase, which produces MKPGDWPWAGQPGPLRFDRFMELALHDPERGYYARRIRGVGKGGDFTTTPMLTPALGKAVAAWARAALKESGCRDIIELGPGEGVLAEAVMRAFPWWAKPRLHLVERSVPLRAKQAARLGKRVTWHDTIGSALDACGGRACLYSNEFADAFPVRRFRREAAGWSELHVAPQESWLPCEVLPESTALAQDFPQGQIVEVAEAYHAWLRGWLPQWQAGRMLTIDYGAPVGALYHRRPRGTVRAYFMQQRLEGPDIYTNPGRQDLTADVNFTDLQTWSTLHAQTTALQTQRDFLLPHADPTQTTDAHAIEADGAGGAFMVLDQKAAIIS; this is translated from the coding sequence ATGAAACCGGGAGATTGGCCATGGGCCGGGCAGCCGGGACCGCTGCGCTTCGACCGCTTCATGGAGCTGGCCCTGCACGATCCCGAGCGCGGCTACTATGCGCGTCGTATCCGCGGCGTGGGAAAGGGCGGCGACTTCACCACCACCCCGATGCTCACCCCCGCGCTGGGGAAGGCCGTCGCCGCATGGGCACGGGCGGCCCTGAAGGAAAGCGGCTGCCGCGACATCATCGAGCTGGGCCCCGGCGAGGGCGTGCTCGCCGAGGCCGTCATGCGGGCCTTCCCCTGGTGGGCAAAGCCCCGCCTGCACCTCGTGGAGCGCTCCGTGCCGCTGCGCGCGAAGCAAGCCGCGCGCCTCGGCAAGCGCGTGACGTGGCACGATACCATCGGGTCCGCCCTCGATGCCTGCGGGGGACGGGCGTGCCTCTACTCGAATGAATTTGCCGATGCCTTCCCCGTGCGACGCTTCCGCCGCGAGGCCGCCGGGTGGAGCGAGCTGCACGTCGCGCCGCAGGAAAGCTGGCTGCCTTGTGAAGTGCTGCCGGAGTCCACCGCGCTCGCGCAGGATTTCCCGCAGGGGCAGATCGTCGAAGTCGCGGAGGCCTACCACGCGTGGCTGCGCGGATGGCTGCCGCAGTGGCAGGCCGGGCGCATGCTCACCATCGACTACGGCGCGCCCGTCGGTGCGCTCTATCACCGCCGCCCCCGCGGGACCGTGCGCGCATACTTCATGCAGCAGCGACTGGAAGGCCCCGACATCTACACGAATCCCGGCCGCCAGGACCTCACCGCCGACGTGAATTTCACCGACCTGCAAACCTGGTCCACCCTCCATGCGCAGACCACCGCCCTGCAGACTCAGCGCGATTTCCTCCTCCCCCACGCCGACCCCACCCAAACCACCGACGCCCACGCCATCGAAGCCGACGGAGCCGGGGGTGCCTTCATGGTCCTCGACCAAAAGGCCGCCATCATTTCCTAG
- a CDS encoding PcfJ domain-containing protein: MPSSRSRSGGDFAILAGIIAGEPWIASHFRNPSIFKHGRAFGRMFHTPRKVTAPLRDPCLRLVHALAERSHLLDRPHGLSGDLVPMLSRVAAYAGRWLRGPESWRPPSGLSPEESWSDLLRHLFAEWPLPAFFDSAWRVRGELWAPERDWFCHLARGGSWRKAAGFPMSISGRAIHLAMQAPETMTVRQALWRGLLVSLDASPALIDAVLAHDFIRERDHDDVWTRLLAKVAGARGFDPRAFGVIADVILELLHHDHVKRACLLVALPLGDLMRHAFGRWQSLLDAALMEGIRFRDHDLTRASLRADLRAMTDAAWAPMPDAEPYEIVCAMGTEQPSVWTFRERLSHAQLMAEGRELRHCVAGYWHRCQTGRSAIFSLRQHQPAISGFRHVARLTIEVDRVSRRIIQARGKQNRWPEEFEYQLLTRWANARSLVLAV, translated from the coding sequence ATGCCTTCTTCCCGTTCCCGGTCGGGAGGGGACTTCGCCATCCTTGCCGGCATCATCGCCGGCGAGCCGTGGATCGCGTCCCATTTCCGAAATCCATCCATCTTCAAGCACGGCCGAGCCTTCGGTCGCATGTTTCACACGCCGCGCAAGGTCACGGCTCCTTTGCGCGATCCTTGCCTGCGGCTCGTCCATGCCCTCGCGGAAAGGAGCCACTTGCTCGACCGGCCCCACGGCCTGTCCGGCGATCTGGTCCCGATGCTTTCCCGCGTGGCTGCCTATGCCGGCCGGTGGCTGCGTGGGCCGGAGTCATGGCGTCCGCCGTCAGGGCTGTCGCCGGAGGAGTCGTGGTCGGATCTGCTGCGGCATCTCTTCGCCGAGTGGCCGCTTCCCGCATTCTTCGATTCGGCATGGCGGGTGCGCGGGGAGCTGTGGGCACCTGAGCGCGATTGGTTCTGCCATCTGGCCCGTGGTGGCAGTTGGCGAAAGGCGGCGGGCTTCCCCATGTCGATCAGCGGGCGGGCGATCCATCTCGCGATGCAGGCCCCGGAGACGATGACCGTGCGGCAGGCATTGTGGCGGGGGCTGCTTGTTTCGCTCGATGCTTCTCCCGCCCTCATCGACGCGGTGCTCGCGCATGATTTCATCCGTGAGAGAGATCACGATGACGTGTGGACGCGGCTGCTGGCGAAGGTCGCGGGAGCACGGGGCTTCGATCCGCGTGCGTTCGGCGTGATCGCGGATGTGATCCTGGAACTGCTGCATCACGATCATGTGAAGCGGGCCTGCCTGCTGGTCGCCCTGCCGCTGGGGGATCTGATGCGGCATGCCTTTGGCCGCTGGCAGTCCCTGCTGGATGCCGCGCTGATGGAGGGTATCCGCTTTCGCGACCATGATCTCACCCGGGCGAGCCTGCGTGCGGACCTCCGCGCCATGACCGATGCAGCCTGGGCGCCGATGCCGGATGCGGAGCCGTACGAGATCGTCTGCGCCATGGGCACGGAGCAGCCATCGGTGTGGACATTCCGGGAAAGGCTCAGCCATGCGCAGCTCATGGCGGAGGGGCGCGAACTGCGGCACTGCGTGGCGGGCTATTGGCACCGCTGTCAGACGGGGAGGTCCGCGATCTTCTCGCTGCGCCAGCATCAGCCTGCTATCTCGGGGTTCCGCCACGTGGCGCGGCTCACCATCGAGGTGGACCGCGTCTCGCGCCGCATCATCCAGGCACGCGGGAAGCAGAACCGCTGGCCGGAGGAATTCGAATACCAACTGCTGACCCGCTGGGCGAATGCCCGGTCCCTCGTCCTCGCCGTATGA